The following are from one region of the Lynx canadensis isolate LIC74 chromosome D4, mLynCan4.pri.v2, whole genome shotgun sequence genome:
- the LOC115500149 gene encoding rab GTPase-activating protein 1-like isoform X2, whose protein sequence is MGVLLKKISQKKLKKYEKEYHTMREQQAQQEDPIERFERENRRLQEANMRLEQENDDLAHELVTSKIALRKDLDNAEEKADALNKELLMTKQKLIDAEEEKRRLEDESAQLKEMCRRELDKAESEIRKNSSIIGDYKQICSQLSERLEKQQTANKVEIEKIRQKVDDCERCREFFNKEGRIKGLSSAKEVLDEDTDEEKETLKNQLREMELELAQTKLQLVEAECKIQDLEHHLGLALNEVQAAKKTWFNRTLSSIKTATGVQGKETC, encoded by the exons ATTAGTCAGAAGaagttgaaaaaatatgaaaaagaatatcaCACCATGAGGGAACAGCAGGCCCAACAAGAAGACCCGATCGAGCGATTTGAG CGAGAGAACCGGCGTCTACAAGAAGCTAACATGAGGTTGGAACAGGAAAATGATGACTTAGCCCATGAGCTGGTAACCAGCAAGATTGCACTGCGCAAGGACCTGGATAAC GCTGAAGAGAAGGCAGATGCACTCAATAAGGAGCTGCTTATGACCAAACAGAAGTTGATTGATgcggaagaagagaagagacggCTGGAAGATGAGTCTGCTCAG TTAAAAGAAATGTGTCGTCGGGAACTCGACAAAGCAGAATCTGAGATTAGAAAAAACAGTTCCATCATTGGTGACTACAAGCAG aTTTGTTCTCAGTTGAGTGAAAGATTGGAGAAGCAGCAGACAGCTAATAAAGTGGAAATTGAGAAAATTCGG CAAAAAGTGGATGACTGTGAGCGCTGCCGGGAATTTTTCAACAAAGAAGGTCGCATAAAGGGCCTAAGCTCAGCCAAGGAGGTTTTAGATGAGGACACAGATGAGGAGAAGGAGACCCTGAAGAACCAGCTGAGGGAGATGGAACTGGAGCTGGCCCAGACCAAGCTGCAGCTGGTGGAAGCGGAGTGCAAGATCCAG GACTTGGAGCACCATTTAGGCCTTGCCCTGAATGAGGTACAGGCCGCCAAGAAGACGTGGTTTAACCGAACCCTGAGCTCCATAAAGACGGCAACGGGGGTTCAAGGGAAAGAGACTTGCTGA